The Penicillium digitatum chromosome 6, complete sequence genome has a window encoding:
- a CDS encoding Phox-like protein → MQSVPESRQQSFEEIYGPPENFLEIEVRNPQTHGTSRNMYTSYEIVCRTNIPAFKLKHSVVRRRYSDFEYFRDILERESTRVTIPPLPGKVFTNRFSDDVIEHRREGLQRFLQIVAGHPLLQTGSKVLASYIQDPNWDRNAW, encoded by the exons ATGCAGTCCGTCCCAGAATCGCGACAGCAGTCCTTTGAGGAGATCTACGGACCTCCGGAGAACTTCCTCGAGATAGAA GTCCGCAATCCCCAAACTCATGGCACATCTCGCAACATGTACACGTCGTACGAGATTGTGTGCCGGACTAACATCCCCGCCTTCAAATTGAAACACTCCGTCGTGCGCCGTCGGTACTCCGATTTTGAGTATTTCCGTGATATCCTGGAGCGCGAAAGCACGCGCGTCACGATACCCCCACTCCCCGGGAAGGTTTTTACCAACCGGTTCAGCGACGATGTCATTGAGCACCGCCGCGAGGGTCTGCAGCGCTTCCTCCAGATTGTCGCCGGACACCCTCTTCTGCAGACGGGGAGTAAAGTGCTTGCTAGCTACATACAAG ATCCCAACTGGGACCGCAATGCGTGGTAG